From one Cyanobacteriota bacterium genomic stretch:
- a CDS encoding Tab2/Atab2 family RNA-binding protein, with translation MAIIWELDFYSRPLLDDAGKKVWELVVCERAQTVQAELSSLFQYTQFCPSTEVNSLWLQAAIKTAIAQAPAPPDRIRFFRRQMNNMITRACNDLGLEAKPSRRTYTLNLLLQQRLQTVYPTMAGFQPGQANPIASVVSYQASPPLPLPDALRGDRWALVTLEAAAFDDMAAWTIDFRDVVPLSLLNLAPNTPVPGLLIFSSRALPLAGWLSGVELAFIKYAPGNPAQLVLETGADDRWTLATLSNTQVCQEAERFEAAKQAAQQVHFLAVQSDPNVEAFAGFWLLQEVNLS, from the coding sequence ATGGCTATTATTTGGGAATTAGATTTCTATTCTCGTCCCCTGTTAGACGACGCTGGCAAAAAAGTCTGGGAGTTAGTAGTGTGCGAACGTGCCCAAACTGTGCAGGCTGAACTAAGTTCCTTGTTTCAATACACCCAGTTTTGCCCTAGCACAGAGGTCAACTCGCTATGGCTGCAAGCGGCTATCAAAACAGCAATCGCCCAAGCTCCGGCTCCTCCTGATCGCATTCGTTTCTTTCGCCGCCAGATGAATAACATGATTACTCGCGCCTGCAATGATCTGGGTCTAGAGGCCAAGCCTAGTCGGCGCACCTATACCCTTAACCTTTTGCTCCAGCAACGGTTGCAAACGGTGTACCCTACCATGGCAGGGTTCCAACCAGGCCAAGCCAACCCAATTGCTTCCGTAGTGAGCTATCAAGCTAGTCCACCCCTGCCGCTTCCCGATGCCCTGCGGGGCGATCGCTGGGCACTGGTAACTCTTGAAGCAGCCGCCTTTGACGATATGGCAGCATGGACGATTGACTTTCGTGACGTTGTGCCCTTATCACTGCTCAACTTGGCCCCGAATACGCCTGTTCCAGGGCTGCTGATCTTCTCATCCCGGGCTTTGCCCCTAGCAGGTTGGCTCTCTGGTGTTGAGTTAGCCTTCATTAAGTACGCACCTGGAAACCCAGCACAACTGGTCTTAGAAACAGGAGCTGACGATCGTTGGACGCTAGCAACGTTGTCAAACACTCAGGTGTGCCAAGAGGCAGAGCGTTTTGAAGCCGCTAAACAAGCTGCCCAACAGGTGCATTTCCTGGCTGTCCAGTCAGATCCTAACGTTGAAGCATTTGCAGGATTTTGGTTATTGCAAGAGGTCAATTTATCGTAA
- a CDS encoding TldD/PmbA family protein, which translates to MGLEELTPDISAEQLLTLALRSGADAAEVFQSRSLARPVFFEANRLKQLEYTQSEGTALRLWMNGSPGLVVAYGAVDPTILVERAIALSQLNPPEIIELTPANQDGSPASYPAVGTTVDVEELVLWGNAAIDLVRQAYPDVLCTAEWECETEITYLINSYGLTCSHTDTTLSSYLNVDWVRGDDFLNVSDGQIQRDSLNPSALAEQIIQRLDWARKNISPPIGRYPVLFTSKAADMLWGTVQSALNGKQVLEGASPWSDRLGEQVTATALTISQQPNSGPFSCPFDDEGTPTRQLVFIQDGVLQLFYTDRTVGRQLGSGTTGNGFRPSLSSYPTPGLFNFVVQPSSKVKSTSPMTLTDLISTLDDGVVVDQMLGGSAGISGDFSVNVDLGYRVRGGQIIGRVKDTMVSGNVYTALRNLVALGTDADWNGSCYTPSLIVDGLSVTGRES; encoded by the coding sequence ATGGGTCTTGAGGAGTTAACACCAGACATTTCAGCCGAGCAATTGCTAACATTGGCATTGCGATCGGGGGCCGATGCTGCTGAAGTATTTCAGTCTCGATCGCTAGCTCGTCCTGTGTTTTTTGAGGCCAATCGGCTAAAGCAACTGGAATATACCCAGTCTGAGGGCACAGCTTTGCGATTGTGGATGAATGGCAGCCCTGGTTTGGTAGTCGCTTATGGCGCAGTAGATCCAACCATTTTGGTAGAGCGAGCGATCGCCCTCAGCCAACTAAACCCACCGGAGATTATTGAGCTAACTCCTGCCAACCAGGATGGTTCACCTGCTAGCTATCCGGCTGTGGGAACCACCGTGGATGTAGAGGAATTAGTCTTGTGGGGCAACGCCGCAATCGACCTTGTGCGCCAAGCCTATCCTGACGTGCTCTGCACTGCTGAGTGGGAATGTGAAACCGAAATCACCTATCTAATCAACTCCTACGGTCTAACATGCAGTCACACTGATACTACCCTCAGCTCATACCTCAACGTTGATTGGGTGCGGGGTGATGACTTCCTCAATGTTTCCGATGGACAAATCCAGCGTGACAGCCTTAATCCCAGCGCCTTAGCAGAACAGATTATCCAGCGGCTAGACTGGGCGAGAAAAAACATTTCACCTCCCATAGGACGCTACCCAGTGTTGTTTACTTCCAAAGCGGCAGATATGCTATGGGGTACTGTGCAATCAGCATTAAATGGCAAGCAAGTGCTAGAGGGAGCTTCTCCTTGGAGCGATCGGCTTGGCGAGCAAGTAACAGCTACTGCACTCACCATCTCGCAACAACCCAACTCCGGCCCTTTCAGTTGTCCCTTTGACGACGAAGGTACCCCTACCCGTCAGCTCGTGTTTATTCAAGATGGGGTTTTGCAACTGTTTTACACCGATCGTACCGTCGGCAGACAACTCGGCAGCGGCACCACTGGCAATGGCTTTCGTCCCAGCTTGAGCAGCTATCCTACTCCTGGCCTCTTTAATTTTGTCGTGCAACCAAGCAGCAAAGTGAAGTCTACTAGCCCCATGACCTTGACAGATCTCATTAGTACCTTGGATGACGGGGTTGTTGTCGATCAAATGCTTGGCGGCAGTGCGGGCATCTCTGGAGACTTTTCTGTAAACGTCGATTTAGGCTATCGCGTGCGGGGCGGGCAGATTATTGGCCGCGTAAAGGACACTATGGTTTCTGGTAATGTCTACACTGCCCTTCGTAACCTAGTGGCTCTAGGCACGGATGCCGATTGGAATGGCTCTTGTTACACTCCATCCCTGATTGTGGATGGGCTATCGGTCACTGGTAGAGAGTCCTAA
- a CDS encoding DedA family protein encodes MSFDLISVETLQGLAHQYGYIAVFLGILLENMGIPLPGETITLAGGFLAGSGELSYWLTLVSAIVGAVVGDNVGYWLGSIGGWGLLVRIGRFFRIPEQQLIQVKTQFSDNADRAVLLGRFVALLRIFAGPLAGMVQMPYMRFVLLNAIGATLWAVTMVTLAYTVGRIVPLATLVAWVGQFALLTLLGIIAWIAIPRYLDFRKQPSDS; translated from the coding sequence ATGTCATTCGACCTCATTTCAGTTGAAACACTACAAGGTCTAGCCCATCAGTACGGCTATATTGCTGTCTTTTTGGGTATCTTGCTGGAGAATATGGGGATTCCCTTGCCTGGAGAAACAATCACCCTGGCTGGAGGATTCTTAGCAGGCAGTGGTGAGTTAAGCTATTGGCTGACGCTTGTGAGTGCGATCGTTGGGGCTGTAGTTGGCGATAATGTGGGCTACTGGCTTGGCTCAATAGGTGGCTGGGGTCTGCTTGTGCGAATTGGGCGCTTCTTTCGCATTCCAGAGCAGCAGCTAATTCAGGTGAAGACGCAATTTAGTGACAATGCTGATCGTGCTGTTCTGCTAGGCCGCTTTGTAGCACTATTACGCATCTTTGCGGGGCCGCTAGCGGGCATGGTGCAAATGCCCTACATGCGCTTTGTCCTGTTGAATGCCATTGGCGCTACTCTTTGGGCAGTGACAATGGTTACTCTTGCTTACACTGTGGGACGCATTGTTCCCCTAGCAACCCTTGTTGCTTGGGTTGGGCAATTTGCGCTGTTAACCCTACTTGGGATCATCGCTTGGATTGCCATTCCCCGGTATCTAGACTTTCGTAAACAACCGTCCGACTCGTGA
- a CDS encoding ABC transporter permease → MASIARKNLLEDIPRFLVAQVGIMFAVSLVTIQTGLQAGFTRSTSLLIDQSQADIWLTARNMEHLGLAMPMPYERRAQAAQVDGVAAAEAVIIRGSVWGQPAADRVSSVTIVGADPNGLLLAPLTVTQGNLSDLNQPYRVMVDKTSARSLNIRQVGDRGLLASLPAEVVGFTQGTQSIVFETLLITSLPTANAYAKSLLPTKSLTDIAIQPRPDDPPAIANTDTVSFLLIKAEAGTDLAALRQRLEDELDNVRAYTKADMATQTQRYWEQRSGIGFILGMGAVVGIVVGIIIVGQILYSSVSDHLKEFGTLKAMGASNWFIYSVIVEQALWMAILGYVPGMALCTGVAAWTAATQGITILITPASAAIVLGTTVLMCVGSAIFAIQKVTRVDPAIVFKS, encoded by the coding sequence ATGGCTTCAATCGCCCGTAAAAATTTGCTGGAAGATATCCCCCGTTTTCTAGTGGCTCAGGTAGGGATTATGTTTGCTGTCAGCTTGGTGACTATTCAAACTGGTCTTCAGGCTGGCTTCACGCGATCAACTTCGCTGCTAATTGACCAGTCCCAAGCAGATATTTGGTTAACAGCACGGAATATGGAACATTTGGGGTTGGCGATGCCTATGCCCTATGAGCGACGAGCACAAGCTGCACAGGTAGATGGCGTGGCAGCAGCAGAGGCCGTGATTATTCGTGGCTCAGTGTGGGGACAACCTGCCGCCGATCGGGTTTCCTCTGTAACGATTGTGGGAGCCGATCCCAATGGTCTGTTGCTAGCACCCTTGACTGTGACCCAAGGTAATCTGAGTGACTTGAACCAACCCTACCGAGTCATGGTGGATAAGACTAGCGCCCGATCGCTTAACATTCGGCAGGTAGGCGATCGCGGTCTGTTAGCGTCGTTGCCCGCGGAAGTTGTTGGCTTTACCCAGGGCACCCAATCTATTGTCTTTGAAACGTTACTAATCACGTCGCTGCCGACTGCCAATGCCTACGCCAAGTCCTTGTTGCCGACCAAAAGCTTGACAGATATAGCGATTCAGCCTAGACCTGATGATCCGCCTGCGATCGCCAACACCGACACTGTCTCCTTCTTGCTGATCAAAGCTGAAGCAGGTACTGATCTTGCTGCCCTCAGGCAACGCTTAGAGGATGAGCTAGATAACGTGCGCGCCTACACTAAGGCAGATATGGCAACTCAAACCCAACGCTATTGGGAACAGCGATCGGGCATTGGTTTCATCTTAGGCATGGGAGCCGTTGTGGGCATTGTCGTCGGCATAATCATTGTTGGGCAAATTCTCTATTCATCTGTATCGGATCACTTAAAGGAATTTGGCACCCTGAAGGCAATGGGTGCTTCTAACTGGTTTATTTACAGCGTGATTGTAGAGCAGGCGTTGTGGATGGCAATTTTGGGCTATGTTCCAGGTATGGCCCTGTGTACCGGAGTAGCTGCTTGGACAGCAGCCACCCAGGGCATTACGATTCTGATAACTCCAGCCTCGGCAGCGATCGTTCTAGGAACAACAGTGCTGATGTGTGTAGGGTCAGCAATCTTTGCTATCCAAAAAGTGACTAGAGTGGATCCGGCGATTGTCTTCAAGTCCTAG
- the purD gene encoding phosphoribosylamine--glycine ligase codes for MNILVVGNGGREHALAWSLLQSDRVTQVLCVPGNGGTATLPRCRNLPISLGDFAAIADLGRSEAVDLVVVGPEAPLAGGITDVLSQAGLTVFGPTQAGAQIEASKAWAKQLMVEAGIPTAQARVFTDINQATAYVHSQGAPIVIKADGLAAGKGVTVAATIDEAIAALQAIAAGQFGAAGQQVVIEECLTGQEVSVLALTDGHTIRALLPAQDHKRIGEGDTGANTGGMGAYAPAPIVTPTLANRIHQEILEPTIAALQNRGIDYRGILYAGLMITPAGDPKVIEFNCRFGDPETQAVLPLLDTPLVDLLLACTQQQLASQPEILWKPGAAVCVVMASGGYPGQYKTGYPIAGLEQAASRGAIVFHAGTRLQPDGTTIVTDGGRVLGITAIGADHKQAFALAYEAIASIQFIDSYYRRDIGYRVR; via the coding sequence GTGAACATTCTTGTTGTTGGCAATGGTGGGCGCGAACATGCCCTGGCATGGTCCTTGCTTCAGAGCGATCGCGTTACCCAAGTTCTCTGCGTTCCGGGCAATGGCGGCACAGCTACCCTGCCTCGTTGTCGCAATCTGCCCATTTCTCTAGGAGATTTTGCTGCAATTGCTGACCTTGGCCGCTCAGAGGCTGTTGATTTGGTAGTGGTCGGCCCTGAAGCACCCCTAGCAGGTGGCATTACTGATGTGCTGTCTCAGGCTGGCTTAACTGTATTTGGGCCTACCCAAGCTGGAGCACAGATCGAAGCGAGTAAAGCCTGGGCAAAGCAACTGATGGTGGAAGCTGGCATTCCTACAGCCCAAGCCCGTGTGTTCACTGACATTAACCAAGCTACTGCTTATGTCCATAGCCAGGGAGCGCCGATCGTCATCAAGGCCGATGGTCTTGCGGCTGGTAAGGGAGTAACGGTTGCTGCAACGATCGACGAAGCAATTGCAGCGCTTCAGGCCATTGCGGCTGGGCAGTTTGGTGCTGCTGGCCAGCAAGTAGTCATTGAAGAATGCCTAACAGGACAGGAAGTATCTGTGTTAGCCCTCACGGATGGACACACAATCCGGGCGTTATTACCTGCTCAGGATCACAAGCGTATTGGTGAAGGTGATACTGGCGCTAACACAGGCGGCATGGGTGCCTATGCTCCGGCCCCCATTGTGACCCCGACCCTAGCTAACCGCATTCACCAAGAGATTTTGGAGCCGACGATCGCTGCTCTCCAAAACCGTGGCATTGATTATCGGGGCATTCTCTACGCCGGGTTGATGATTACTCCCGCTGGCGATCCCAAGGTGATTGAATTTAACTGTCGGTTTGGAGATCCGGAAACCCAAGCGGTGTTGCCCTTGCTAGACACCCCCTTGGTTGATTTACTCCTAGCCTGTACCCAGCAACAGCTAGCAAGCCAGCCTGAAATCTTGTGGAAACCCGGTGCAGCAGTCTGTGTGGTAATGGCTTCTGGGGGTTACCCTGGTCAGTATAAAACGGGCTACCCCATTGCTGGCCTAGAGCAGGCGGCTAGTCGAGGGGCGATCGTCTTCCATGCAGGTACGCGCTTGCAACCGGATGGTACCACGATCGTGACAGATGGCGGTCGTGTATTAGGAATCACTGCTATTGGTGCAGATCACAAACAGGCATTTGCCCTAGCCTACGAGGCCATCGCTTCCATTCAGTTTATTGATAGCTACTATCGCCGTGATATTGGTTATCGAGTTCGATAG